From one Misgurnus anguillicaudatus chromosome 2, ASM2758022v2, whole genome shotgun sequence genomic stretch:
- the wdr48b gene encoding WD repeat-containing protein 48 isoform X2 encodes MAAHHRQNAAGRRKVQVSYVIRDEVEKYNRNGVNALQLDSPLNRLFTAGRDSIIRIWTVNQQKDSYVTSMEHHTDWVNDIILCCNGKTLISASSDTTVKVWNAHKGFCMSTLRTHKDYVKALAYAKDKELVASAGLDRQIFLWDVNTLTALTASNNTVTTSSLSGNKDSIYSLAMNQTGTVIISGSTEKVLRVWDPRTCAKLMKLKGHTDNVKTLLLNKEGTQCLSGSSDGTIRLWSLGQQRCIATYRVHDEGVWALQVNDAFTHIYSGGRDKKIYCTDLRNPETRVLVCEESAPVLKMELDRSADPPQAIWVATTKSFVNKWSLKGMNNFRTSGDYDNDCSAPLTPLCTQPEQVIKGGTSIDQCHILNDKRHILTKDTDKSVAFWDVLKACKVEDLGKVDFDEEVKKRLKMVYVPNWFSVDLKTGMLTITLEESDCFAAWVAAKDAGFTSPDGSDPKLNLGGLLLQALLEFWPRTHINPMDEEENELNHENGEQENRVQKGNGYFQVPPHTPVVFGEAGGRTLFRLLCRDSGGETESMLLNETVPQWVIDITVDKNMPKFNKIPFYLQPHSSSGAKTLKKDRLSASDMLQVRKVMEHVYEKIINVDTESQTTNSSGNDKPGEQEKDEDVAVIAEEKIELMCQDQVLDPNMDLRTVKHFIWKTGGDLTLHYKQKST; translated from the exons GTTTCTTATGTGATCAGAGATGAAGTGGAGAAATATAATCGTAATGGTGTCAATGCTCTTCAGCTTGATTCTCCTCTTAATCGACTCTTTACAGCCGGCAGAGATTCCATCATCAGAATATGGACTGTCAATCAACAAAAA GATTCATACGTGACTTCAATGGAGCATCACACAGACTGGGTGAATGACATCATCCTCTGCTGTAATGGAAAAACAT TGATATCAGCCTCATCAGATACGACAGTGAAAGTCTGGAACGCACACAAGGGATTCTGCATGTCTACATTACGGACACACAAG GACTACGTCAAAGCGTTAGCGTATGCTAAAGACAAAGAGCTGGTGGCTTCGGCCGGGCTGGACAGGCAGATCTTTCTGTGGGACGTGAACACACTAACAGCACTGACCGCCTCTAATAACACAGTCACGA CCTCTTCGTTGAGTGGAAATAAGGACTCCATCTACAGTCTCGCAATGAACCAGACAGGAACTGTTATCATCTCCGGATCTACAGAGAAG GTCTTGAGGGTCTGGGATCCACGAACATGTGCCAAACTAATGAAGCTGAAAGGTCACACGGACAACGTCAAAACTTTATTGTTAAACAAAGAAGGAACGCAG TGTCTCTCCGGTAGCTCGGACGGCACGATACGATTGTGGTCTCTCGGTCAACAGCGTTGTATCGCCACATACCGGGTCCACGATGAGGGCGTGTGGGCTCTGCAGGTGAACGACGCCTTCACGCACATCTACTCTGGTGGACGGGACAAAAAGATCTACTGCACAGACCTGCGTAACCCTGAAACACGCGTGCTTGTATGTGAAGAGAGCGCTCCGGTTCTGAAG ATGGAGTTGGACCGATCAGCTGATCCTCCTCAAGCTATATGGGTGGCCACAACTAAATCATTTGTAAACAAATGG TCTCTGAAGGGAATGAATAACTTCAGGACATCTGGAGATTATGACAATGACTGCAGTGCCCCTTTAACACCACTTTGTACACAACCAGAACAGGTCATCAAAG GTGGCACCAGCATCGATCAGTGTCATATTCTCAATGACAAACGCCACATCCTCACCAAAGACACAGATAAGAGTGTGGCGTTCTGGGACGTCCTCAAG GCATGTAAAGTGGAAGATCTGGGTAAAGTAGACTTTGATGAAGAAGTTAAAAAGAGGTTGAAGATGGTCTACGTGCCAAACTGGTTTTCTGTAGATCTTAAAACAGGG ATGTTGACTATTACACTGGAGGAAAGCGATTGCTTCGCAGCATGGGTGGCAGCTAAGGATGCTGGTTTTACGAGTCCAGACGGTTCTGACCCTAAAC TAAATCTGGGTGGGCTTCTTCTGCAGGCCCTGCTGGAGTTCTGGCCCAGAACTCACATAAACCCAATGGATGAGGAGGAGAACGAGCTTAATCACG AAAACGGCGAACAAGAGAATCGAGTCCAAAAGGGCAATGGGTATTTTCAGGTTCCTCCCCACACTCCTGTCGTCTTTGGTGAAGCAGGTGGACGAACATTGTTTAG attatTATGTCGTGACTCTGGAGGGGAGACGGAGTCTATGTTACTGAATGAGACGGTACCTCAGTGGGTTATTGATATCACCGTAGAT AAAAACATGCCCAAATTCAACAAGATCCCTTTCTACCTCCAGCCTCATTCATCGTCTGGAGCCAAAACGCTTAAGAA GGATCGTCTGTCTGCTAGCGACATGCTGCAGGTGAGAAAAGTGATGGAGCATGTTTATGAGAAGATCATCAACGTGGACACAGAGTCACAGACCACCAACTCCTCAGGCAATGACAAGCCTGGAGAACAGGAGAAAGATGAAGATGTTGCAGTGATAGCCGAAGAGAAGATTGAGCTTATGTGTCAGGATCAG GTTTTGGATCCAAACATGGACCTCAGGACTGTTAAGCATTTTATCTGGAAGACTGGCGGAGATCTGACGCTTCATTATAAGCAGAAATCCACGTGA
- the wdr48b gene encoding WD repeat-containing protein 48 isoform X1: protein MAAHHRQNAAGRRKVQVSYVIRDEVEKYNRNGVNALQLDSPLNRLFTAGRDSIIRIWTVNQQKQDSYVTSMEHHTDWVNDIILCCNGKTLISASSDTTVKVWNAHKGFCMSTLRTHKDYVKALAYAKDKELVASAGLDRQIFLWDVNTLTALTASNNTVTTSSLSGNKDSIYSLAMNQTGTVIISGSTEKVLRVWDPRTCAKLMKLKGHTDNVKTLLLNKEGTQCLSGSSDGTIRLWSLGQQRCIATYRVHDEGVWALQVNDAFTHIYSGGRDKKIYCTDLRNPETRVLVCEESAPVLKMELDRSADPPQAIWVATTKSFVNKWSLKGMNNFRTSGDYDNDCSAPLTPLCTQPEQVIKGGTSIDQCHILNDKRHILTKDTDKSVAFWDVLKACKVEDLGKVDFDEEVKKRLKMVYVPNWFSVDLKTGMLTITLEESDCFAAWVAAKDAGFTSPDGSDPKLNLGGLLLQALLEFWPRTHINPMDEEENELNHENGEQENRVQKGNGYFQVPPHTPVVFGEAGGRTLFRLLCRDSGGETESMLLNETVPQWVIDITVDKNMPKFNKIPFYLQPHSSSGAKTLKKDRLSASDMLQVRKVMEHVYEKIINVDTESQTTNSSGNDKPGEQEKDEDVAVIAEEKIELMCQDQVLDPNMDLRTVKHFIWKTGGDLTLHYKQKST from the exons GTTTCTTATGTGATCAGAGATGAAGTGGAGAAATATAATCGTAATGGTGTCAATGCTCTTCAGCTTGATTCTCCTCTTAATCGACTCTTTACAGCCGGCAGAGATTCCATCATCAGAATATGGACTGTCAATCAACAAAAA CAGGATTCATACGTGACTTCAATGGAGCATCACACAGACTGGGTGAATGACATCATCCTCTGCTGTAATGGAAAAACAT TGATATCAGCCTCATCAGATACGACAGTGAAAGTCTGGAACGCACACAAGGGATTCTGCATGTCTACATTACGGACACACAAG GACTACGTCAAAGCGTTAGCGTATGCTAAAGACAAAGAGCTGGTGGCTTCGGCCGGGCTGGACAGGCAGATCTTTCTGTGGGACGTGAACACACTAACAGCACTGACCGCCTCTAATAACACAGTCACGA CCTCTTCGTTGAGTGGAAATAAGGACTCCATCTACAGTCTCGCAATGAACCAGACAGGAACTGTTATCATCTCCGGATCTACAGAGAAG GTCTTGAGGGTCTGGGATCCACGAACATGTGCCAAACTAATGAAGCTGAAAGGTCACACGGACAACGTCAAAACTTTATTGTTAAACAAAGAAGGAACGCAG TGTCTCTCCGGTAGCTCGGACGGCACGATACGATTGTGGTCTCTCGGTCAACAGCGTTGTATCGCCACATACCGGGTCCACGATGAGGGCGTGTGGGCTCTGCAGGTGAACGACGCCTTCACGCACATCTACTCTGGTGGACGGGACAAAAAGATCTACTGCACAGACCTGCGTAACCCTGAAACACGCGTGCTTGTATGTGAAGAGAGCGCTCCGGTTCTGAAG ATGGAGTTGGACCGATCAGCTGATCCTCCTCAAGCTATATGGGTGGCCACAACTAAATCATTTGTAAACAAATGG TCTCTGAAGGGAATGAATAACTTCAGGACATCTGGAGATTATGACAATGACTGCAGTGCCCCTTTAACACCACTTTGTACACAACCAGAACAGGTCATCAAAG GTGGCACCAGCATCGATCAGTGTCATATTCTCAATGACAAACGCCACATCCTCACCAAAGACACAGATAAGAGTGTGGCGTTCTGGGACGTCCTCAAG GCATGTAAAGTGGAAGATCTGGGTAAAGTAGACTTTGATGAAGAAGTTAAAAAGAGGTTGAAGATGGTCTACGTGCCAAACTGGTTTTCTGTAGATCTTAAAACAGGG ATGTTGACTATTACACTGGAGGAAAGCGATTGCTTCGCAGCATGGGTGGCAGCTAAGGATGCTGGTTTTACGAGTCCAGACGGTTCTGACCCTAAAC TAAATCTGGGTGGGCTTCTTCTGCAGGCCCTGCTGGAGTTCTGGCCCAGAACTCACATAAACCCAATGGATGAGGAGGAGAACGAGCTTAATCACG AAAACGGCGAACAAGAGAATCGAGTCCAAAAGGGCAATGGGTATTTTCAGGTTCCTCCCCACACTCCTGTCGTCTTTGGTGAAGCAGGTGGACGAACATTGTTTAG attatTATGTCGTGACTCTGGAGGGGAGACGGAGTCTATGTTACTGAATGAGACGGTACCTCAGTGGGTTATTGATATCACCGTAGAT AAAAACATGCCCAAATTCAACAAGATCCCTTTCTACCTCCAGCCTCATTCATCGTCTGGAGCCAAAACGCTTAAGAA GGATCGTCTGTCTGCTAGCGACATGCTGCAGGTGAGAAAAGTGATGGAGCATGTTTATGAGAAGATCATCAACGTGGACACAGAGTCACAGACCACCAACTCCTCAGGCAATGACAAGCCTGGAGAACAGGAGAAAGATGAAGATGTTGCAGTGATAGCCGAAGAGAAGATTGAGCTTATGTGTCAGGATCAG GTTTTGGATCCAAACATGGACCTCAGGACTGTTAAGCATTTTATCTGGAAGACTGGCGGAGATCTGACGCTTCATTATAAGCAGAAATCCACGTGA